In a single window of the Prevotella melaninogenica genome:
- a CDS encoding branched-chain amino acid aminotransferase — translation MKNIEWSTLSFGYMPTDYNVRCYYRNGKWGEVEVCSDEYLKLHMAATCLHYGQEAFEGLKAYRCPDGKVRVFRVEENAERMQNTSRGIVMPEVPTELFVEMVKKVVRLNQEFIPPYESGASLYIRPLLIGTSAQVGVRPAEEYCFLIFVTPVGPYFKGGFCANPYVIVRDVDRAAPLGTGMYKVGGNYAASLRANRRAHEQGYASEFYLDAKEKKYVDECGAANFFGIKDNTYITPKSSSILPSITNKSLMQIAEDLGMKIERRPISEDELDSFEEAGACGTAAVISPISHLDDMDTGKVYNFGDKPGPWSTKLYETLRGIQYGIIEDKHGWTTVVIE, via the coding sequence ATGAAGAATATCGAATGGTCAACTTTGTCATTTGGCTATATGCCAACAGATTATAATGTTCGCTGTTACTATCGTAATGGTAAGTGGGGTGAGGTAGAAGTCTGTTCAGACGAATATCTTAAACTTCACATGGCAGCAACTTGTCTTCACTATGGTCAAGAGGCTTTTGAAGGTTTGAAAGCATATCGTTGCCCTGATGGTAAAGTACGTGTTTTTCGTGTAGAAGAAAATGCAGAACGAATGCAGAACACAAGCCGTGGTATTGTAATGCCAGAGGTGCCAACAGAATTATTTGTTGAGATGGTTAAGAAAGTAGTTCGTCTTAATCAGGAGTTTATCCCACCATACGAGAGCGGTGCTTCACTCTATATTCGTCCATTGCTGATTGGAACATCTGCTCAGGTGGGTGTACGTCCAGCAGAGGAATATTGCTTCTTAATCTTTGTTACCCCTGTTGGCCCTTACTTTAAGGGAGGCTTCTGTGCTAATCCTTATGTTATTGTTCGTGATGTTGATCGTGCAGCTCCATTAGGAACAGGTATGTATAAGGTGGGTGGTAACTACGCTGCATCGCTTAGAGCAAACCGTCGTGCACATGAGCAAGGTTATGCGTCAGAATTCTATTTGGATGCAAAGGAGAAGAAATATGTTGACGAGTGTGGTGCTGCCAACTTCTTTGGCATTAAGGATAATACTTATATCACTCCTAAGTCAAGCTCAATCTTGCCTTCTATTACAAATAAGAGTTTGATGCAGATTGCAGAAGATCTCGGTATGAAGATAGAGCGTCGTCCTATTTCAGAAGATGAGTTGGATAGCTTTGAGGAAGCAGGTGCTTGTGGAACAGCAGCTGTTATTTCTCCAATATCACATCTTGATGATATGGATACAGGCAAGGTTTATAACTTTGGTGATAAGCCAGGACCATGGTCAACTAAACTTTATGAAACCCTCCGTGGCATTCAGTATGGTATTATAGAGGATAAGCATGGTTGGACAACTGTTGTAATTGAATAA
- a CDS encoding AAA family ATPase codes for MSQKKVNIDVNTIDLDNSEFQKALQIIQFTNNSLFLTGKAGTGKSTFLRYIAATTKKKHIILAPTGIAAINAGGSTLHSFFKLPFYPLVPTDKRYSARNLRSTMKYNGDKCKLLREVELIIIDEISMVRADIIDFIDKVLRIYNRNMREPFGGKQLLLVGDIYQLEPVLKEEDRQLLQPYYPSSYFFDAKVFQDYPLVSIELNKVYRQNDAHFISILDHIRTNQVTDTDFKLINERVGASLENANKPEGDFTITLSTKRDTVDWINNEGLDRLDGDPIMFLGEIKGEFPESSLPTPIELNLKVGAHIMFIKNDIEHQWVNGTLGIIIGIDEEAGILYVHTEEGDDLQVQREMWENIRYRFNEEEQRIEEEQIGTYIQFPIKLAWAITVHKSQGLTFKNVNIDFTGGVFAGGQAYVALSRCTSLEGITLKEPLRRNEVFVRSEVSQFARHYNDNNIISTVLKQSKADKEYYDAARAFDSGDFDAFLRNFFLAIHSRYDIERPAAKRFIRRKLNIINQLRNENELLKKQQAEKNEYLKELSVEYVMMGKECEREEMTEAAIANYEKALVLYPDNPTAQKRLKKLKPSSIKKK; via the coding sequence ATGTCACAAAAGAAAGTAAACATAGATGTAAATACGATTGATTTGGATAATTCAGAGTTCCAAAAGGCACTTCAGATTATTCAGTTCACAAATAATTCCCTTTTCCTTACAGGCAAAGCAGGAACAGGAAAGTCTACGTTTCTACGTTACATTGCTGCTACAACAAAGAAAAAACATATTATTCTTGCCCCCACTGGCATTGCTGCTATCAATGCAGGCGGTAGTACACTACATAGTTTCTTTAAACTTCCTTTTTATCCACTTGTCCCTACGGATAAACGTTATTCTGCCCGTAATTTACGCAGCACGATGAAATATAATGGTGACAAATGTAAACTCTTACGAGAAGTTGAACTAATCATCATTGATGAAATCAGTATGGTGAGAGCCGATATTATCGACTTCATAGATAAGGTTCTGCGCATATACAATCGTAATATGCGCGAACCATTCGGAGGTAAACAACTTCTTTTAGTGGGTGACATCTATCAGTTAGAACCAGTCCTAAAAGAAGAAGACCGTCAACTTTTACAACCTTATTATCCAAGTAGTTATTTCTTTGATGCGAAAGTGTTTCAAGACTATCCACTTGTAAGCATTGAACTTAATAAGGTATATCGTCAGAACGATGCTCACTTTATTTCTATTCTTGATCACATTCGCACCAATCAAGTTACAGACACTGATTTCAAGCTGATTAATGAACGTGTTGGTGCAAGCTTGGAGAATGCTAATAAACCAGAAGGAGATTTCACTATTACCCTATCTACTAAGCGAGATACAGTAGACTGGATAAACAACGAAGGACTTGACAGGCTTGATGGAGACCCTATAATGTTCTTAGGTGAAATTAAAGGAGAGTTCCCTGAGAGCAGTCTGCCCACTCCTATTGAGTTAAATCTCAAAGTTGGGGCGCATATCATGTTTATCAAGAATGACATTGAACACCAGTGGGTAAATGGCACTTTGGGTATAATTATTGGGATTGATGAAGAGGCAGGCATCCTCTATGTCCATACTGAAGAAGGCGATGACTTGCAGGTACAGCGCGAGATGTGGGAGAATATAAGGTATCGATTCAATGAGGAAGAACAGAGAATTGAAGAGGAACAGATAGGAACTTATATACAATTCCCCATCAAGTTGGCGTGGGCTATTACCGTACATAAAAGTCAAGGACTAACATTCAAAAACGTAAATATCGATTTTACAGGCGGTGTCTTTGCAGGTGGTCAGGCATACGTTGCCCTATCACGCTGTACAAGTCTGGAAGGTATTACGCTCAAAGAACCCCTACGAAGAAACGAGGTATTTGTTAGAAGTGAAGTATCGCAGTTTGCCAGACACTATAATGATAATAATATTATATCAACAGTACTCAAGCAGAGCAAGGCTGACAAAGAATACTACGATGCTGCACGTGCCTTCGATAGTGGAGATTTTGATGCCTTTCTTCGTAACTTTTTCCTTGCCATTCATAGCCGATATGATATTGAACGACCTGCAGCTAAGCGGTTTATCAGACGTAAACTAAATATTATCAATCAACTACGTAATGAAAATGAGCTACTCAAGAAGCAGCAAGCAGAAAAGAATGAGTACCTCAAAGAATTGTCTGTAGAATATGTTATGATGGGTAAAGAGTGCGAGCGCGAAGAAATGACTGAGGCCGCCATTGCCAACTATGAAAAGGCTCTTGTCCTCTATCCTGACAATCCAACAGCACAGAAAAGATTGAAGAAATTAAAACCTTCGTCCATCAAAAAGAAATAA
- a CDS encoding transglycosylase domain-containing protein yields MVKKIFKFIRSIFRGILNFFPWYAKLYKGRAWYTKMAVGVVSFFVAIFLYLGMVDINFLWLFGKSPGFVEIKTPPTYAASEIYSADSVLIGRFYKENRTPVKYEEVNSAFWNALISTEDERFYSHNGIDFMGIGGAIKDAVTGSGGRGASTITQQLAKNMFRVRTQYSSGLLGSVPGLRMLIMKSKEWIIAVKLELIYSKKEILTMYANTVDFGNNSFGVKTAAKTYFNTSPSRLTVDQAATLVGMLKATTYYNPILHPKNSIRRRNTVLYNMVTHNVLPRNEYATYSKLPMKLDVHVEENYDGQAQYFREYISDYFKDWMKDNGYDLYSSGLKIYTTIDTRMQKYAEQAATKQMKKVQSSFDTHWRGMQPWRDAKGNEIPGFIESIAERQPFYKKLLQKYPNQPDSVLYYLNKPHKVTLFDYEKGHIEKEMSSMDSIRYMVKFMHCAMVAMEPETGAVRAWVGDIDFKTWKYDKVVAQRQPGSTFKLFVYSEAFNQGLTPCDKRRDEYISMEVLDKKTGQMKTWTPHNANGRFSNDSLTLKSAFARSTNSIAVRLGQEMGIKNIIRTAQEMGIKSPLDDEPSLALGSSDVNLLELVNAYSTIANDGEHHAPVVVTHILDKDGNEVYVAPKGHEKALPYKTAFLMQEMLKAGVNEGGGTSQALRHYTFGDTDWGGKTGTSNNHSDAWFIAVSPKLVVGAWVGGEYRSIHFRTGALGQGSKTALPICGEFIYSLMRDKAFQKYHAKWQLDPDEDIDPSMYNCQPTVIHRALPDSIDDFTTRRRHHQNEEEEPIDGNDNTDEGGFILEPAPQPTPERQGNSSNNESPQIIKKAKKPRSEDMEV; encoded by the coding sequence ATGGTTAAGAAAATATTTAAATTCATTAGAAGTATATTCCGTGGGATATTAAATTTCTTCCCTTGGTATGCTAAACTATATAAAGGTCGTGCTTGGTACACAAAGATGGCCGTAGGCGTTGTATCTTTCTTTGTAGCTATCTTCCTCTATTTAGGAATGGTAGATATCAATTTCCTTTGGCTCTTTGGTAAGTCACCTGGCTTTGTTGAAATCAAGACTCCACCGACCTATGCTGCATCAGAGATTTATAGTGCAGACTCTGTACTTATTGGTCGTTTCTATAAAGAGAACCGTACTCCAGTTAAGTATGAAGAGGTGAACTCTGCTTTTTGGAATGCACTTATTAGCACTGAGGACGAACGCTTCTATAGCCATAATGGTATAGACTTTATGGGTATCGGAGGTGCTATCAAAGATGCAGTAACAGGTAGTGGTGGTCGTGGAGCTTCAACAATCACACAACAATTGGCAAAGAATATGTTTCGCGTTCGTACGCAGTATTCTTCGGGCTTGCTGGGGAGTGTTCCAGGCTTACGAATGCTCATCATGAAGAGCAAAGAATGGATTATTGCCGTAAAGTTGGAACTTATCTATTCTAAGAAAGAGATTCTAACAATGTATGCCAATACCGTCGACTTTGGTAATAACTCTTTTGGTGTAAAAACAGCTGCAAAGACTTATTTTAATACCAGTCCATCACGTTTGACGGTTGATCAGGCTGCAACATTAGTAGGTATGCTGAAAGCAACAACCTATTACAACCCTATCCTTCATCCAAAGAATTCTATCCGCCGACGTAATACCGTGTTATATAACATGGTAACACATAACGTATTACCTCGCAATGAATACGCAACATATTCAAAGCTTCCTATGAAGTTGGATGTACATGTTGAAGAGAACTATGATGGCCAGGCACAATACTTCCGAGAGTATATATCTGATTATTTCAAAGATTGGATGAAAGACAATGGCTACGACCTTTATAGTAGTGGCCTGAAAATATATACGACAATTGACACTCGTATGCAAAAGTATGCTGAACAAGCTGCAACAAAGCAGATGAAAAAGGTTCAGAGCTCTTTTGATACTCATTGGCGTGGCATGCAGCCTTGGCGTGATGCAAAGGGAAATGAAATCCCTGGCTTTATAGAGAGCATTGCTGAGCGTCAACCTTTCTATAAAAAGCTATTACAGAAATATCCTAATCAGCCTGATAGCGTTCTGTATTATCTCAACAAGCCACATAAAGTAACCCTCTTCGACTACGAAAAGGGACATATTGAGAAAGAGATGTCATCAATGGACTCTATCCGTTATATGGTGAAGTTCATGCACTGTGCTATGGTTGCAATGGAGCCAGAGACAGGTGCAGTACGTGCTTGGGTAGGTGACATCGACTTCAAGACTTGGAAATATGATAAGGTTGTTGCACAGCGTCAGCCAGGTTCAACCTTCAAACTTTTTGTTTATTCAGAAGCATTTAATCAAGGACTTACTCCTTGTGATAAGCGTCGTGATGAGTATATCAGCATGGAAGTACTCGACAAGAAGACAGGCCAGATGAAGACTTGGACTCCACACAACGCCAATGGTAGATTCTCTAACGACTCTCTTACATTGAAGAGTGCGTTTGCACGCAGTACCAACTCTATTGCAGTGCGCTTAGGACAAGAGATGGGTATCAAGAATATTATTCGTACAGCACAAGAGATGGGTATCAAGAGTCCGTTGGATGATGAGCCATCTTTAGCACTCGGCTCAAGTGATGTTAACCTCTTAGAATTGGTAAATGCCTACAGCACTATTGCAAATGATGGCGAACATCACGCTCCAGTTGTCGTTACCCACATCTTGGATAAGGATGGAAATGAGGTATATGTAGCACCAAAAGGTCATGAGAAAGCTTTACCTTACAAGACAGCATTCCTCATGCAAGAAATGCTGAAGGCTGGTGTTAATGAAGGTGGAGGTACAAGTCAGGCACTCCGTCATTATACATTTGGTGATACAGATTGGGGAGGAAAGACTGGTACAAGTAATAATCACTCTGATGCATGGTTTATAGCAGTCAGTCCAAAACTCGTTGTCGGTGCATGGGTAGGTGGTGAATACCGCTCTATTCATTTCCGTACAGGCGCTTTAGGTCAAGGTTCAAAGACCGCGTTACCTATCTGTGGAGAGTTTATTTATAGTTTGATGCGTGATAAGGCCTTCCAAAAGTATCATGCTAAGTGGCAGTTAGATCCAGACGAGGATATCGATCCATCAATGTATAACTGTCAACCTACAGTTATTCATCGAGCATTACCAGATTCGATAGATGACTTTACAACCAGACGTAGACATCATCAGAATGAGGAAGAAGAACCTATCGATGGAAACGATAACACAGACGAAGGTGGGTTTATATTAGAACCTGCTCCACAGCCTACGCCAGAACGACAGGGCAATAGTTCAAATAATGAGTCACCACAAATTATAAAGAAGGCTAAGAAGCCACGCAGTGAGGATATGGAAGTTTAG
- the lpxD gene encoding UDP-3-O-(3-hydroxymyristoyl)glucosamine N-acyltransferase has translation MEFSAKQISQFIQGRIEGDENVTINTFAKIEEGKKGAISFLANPKYTHHLFETESSIVLIDEDIQLDKEVKPTLIRVKNARDCVAKLLQLYESMKPKKQGIDSLAFVSSKATIGKDVYIGAFAYIGDGVTLGDGCQIYPHATIMDGVQLGNNCIVYPNASVYHGCKIGNNVILHSGCVIGADGFGFAPNPETNSYDKIPQIGIVTIEDDVEIGANTCIDRSTMGSTYVRKGVKLDNLVQIAHNNDIGENTVMSAQVGIAGSTKVGEWCMFGGQVGIAGHITIGDKVFLGAQSGVPGSLKSNQQLIGTPPMEQRPYFKSQAIFQRLPEMYKQLNALQKEIEELKKNK, from the coding sequence ATGGAATTCTCTGCGAAACAAATATCGCAATTTATACAAGGTCGTATTGAAGGTGACGAAAACGTAACCATTAATACCTTCGCCAAGATTGAAGAAGGTAAGAAAGGAGCTATCTCTTTTCTTGCAAATCCTAAATATACACACCATCTCTTCGAAACAGAGTCAAGCATCGTTCTTATTGATGAAGACATTCAACTGGATAAGGAGGTAAAGCCTACTCTTATCCGTGTAAAGAATGCACGTGATTGCGTTGCTAAATTGTTGCAACTCTATGAAAGTATGAAACCAAAGAAGCAGGGTATAGACTCGCTTGCTTTTGTTTCTTCTAAAGCAACAATTGGCAAGGATGTCTATATTGGTGCTTTTGCGTATATTGGCGACGGCGTGACTTTGGGCGATGGCTGTCAGATTTATCCTCATGCAACAATTATGGATGGTGTGCAGTTGGGAAATAATTGTATTGTCTATCCAAACGCAAGTGTTTATCATGGTTGTAAGATTGGCAACAATGTTATCCTCCATTCTGGTTGTGTAATTGGTGCGGATGGCTTCGGCTTTGCTCCCAACCCAGAGACCAATAGCTATGATAAGATTCCTCAGATAGGTATCGTTACAATAGAAGATGATGTAGAGATTGGTGCCAACACTTGTATTGACCGATCAACAATGGGCAGCACATACGTGCGTAAGGGTGTAAAACTTGACAACCTTGTTCAAATAGCACATAACAACGATATTGGTGAGAATACAGTGATGTCTGCTCAGGTAGGTATTGCTGGCTCAACTAAGGTTGGAGAATGGTGTATGTTTGGTGGTCAGGTGGGTATTGCTGGTCATATCACTATCGGTGACAAAGTTTTCCTTGGTGCACAGTCAGGTGTTCCAGGCAGCTTAAAGAGTAATCAGCAACTCATTGGTACTCCACCAATGGAGCAACGTCCATACTTTAAGTCACAAGCAATCTTCCAACGTTTGCCAGAAATGTACAAGCAGTTAAATGCGCTGCAGAAAGAAATTGAAGAATTGAAAAAGAATAAATAA
- the lpxA gene encoding acyl-ACP--UDP-N-acetylglucosamine O-acyltransferase, which translates to MNQISPLAFVHPEAKLGDNNIIGPFCYIDKNTVIGDNNVFQNSVTIHVGARLGNNNEIFPGASISTKPQDLKFRNEETLCEIGDNNSIRENVTISRGTASKGTTKVGSNNLLMECVHIAHDCVIGSGDIIGNATKFAGEVIVDDNAIISANILCHQFCHIGGYVMIQGGSRFSMDIPPYIIVGKEPARYMGINLIGLRRRGFSSELIDLIHNAYRILYGTGTRAENIQKIKSELQITPEIQQIIDFVESSERGIIR; encoded by the coding sequence ATGAACCAGATAAGCCCATTGGCCTTTGTTCATCCAGAGGCAAAACTTGGTGATAATAATATAATTGGTCCATTCTGTTATATTGATAAGAATACTGTTATCGGTGATAATAATGTGTTCCAGAATAGCGTAACCATTCATGTTGGTGCACGTTTGGGCAATAACAATGAAATATTCCCAGGTGCCAGCATCTCTACAAAACCTCAGGACTTGAAGTTTAGAAATGAGGAAACACTTTGTGAGATTGGTGATAACAACTCTATTCGTGAGAATGTTACAATTTCGCGTGGTACAGCCTCAAAGGGTACAACAAAGGTTGGTAGCAATAACTTGCTGATGGAGTGTGTACATATTGCACACGACTGTGTCATTGGATCTGGTGACATTATTGGTAATGCAACCAAATTTGCAGGTGAGGTAATAGTCGATGATAATGCTATCATCTCTGCTAATATTCTCTGCCATCAGTTCTGCCATATAGGTGGATATGTTATGATACAGGGTGGAAGCCGCTTCTCTATGGATATTCCACCATATATCATTGTGGGTAAGGAACCTGCACGCTACATGGGTATTAATCTTATTGGGCTCCGTCGTCGTGGCTTCTCAAGTGAGCTTATTGACCTCATCCACAATGCTTACCGCATTCTTTATGGCACAGGTACACGTGCTGAGAACATTCAGAAGATTAAGAGTGAGCTACAAATAACACCAGAGATTCAGCAAATTATAGATTTTGTAGAATCATCTGAACGTGGTATTATAAGATAA
- a CDS encoding ferritin — MNISKKMQDAFNAQIVAEMWSSNLYLQMSCWFRKEGWKGFSSWMYKQAEEERQHAMDMAQFVLHRGGEVILTSIDAVKTSWTDAKEVFVDTFAHEQKVTELINKLADVADEEKDRASQNFIAKYIDEQVEEEKNVKDILDSFAHLSSHAIAHIDSKLEQAR; from the coding sequence ATGAATATATCAAAGAAGATGCAGGATGCGTTTAATGCGCAGATCGTGGCAGAAATGTGGTCATCAAATCTCTATTTACAGATGTCATGCTGGTTCCGCAAGGAGGGCTGGAAAGGTTTTTCAAGCTGGATGTACAAGCAGGCGGAAGAGGAGAGACAGCATGCAATGGATATGGCACAGTTTGTTCTTCATCGTGGTGGTGAGGTTATTCTTACCAGTATCGATGCTGTTAAGACAAGCTGGACAGATGCTAAAGAAGTTTTTGTTGATACATTTGCACATGAGCAGAAGGTTACAGAACTTATCAATAAGTTGGCAGATGTTGCTGATGAGGAGAAGGACCGTGCATCACAGAACTTCATTGCTAAGTACATTGATGAGCAGGTAGAGGAAGAGAAGAATGTTAAGGACATTCTCGATTCATTCGCTCACTTGTCAAGTCACGCTATTGCTCACATCGATAGCAAACTCGAGCAGGCTCGTTAA
- the miaA gene encoding tRNA (adenosine(37)-N6)-dimethylallyltransferase MiaA, producing the protein MKNKTLIVITGPTGVGKTEATLRIAEHFNIPVINADSRQIFSEIPIGTAAPTAEQQQRVHHYFVGNHHLEDYYSASLYEQEVLNIINNQHAPISLLSGGSMMYIDAVCNGIDDIPTILPEIREQMMQRLEAEGLEQMCKLLRELDPEHWEIVDRNNPRRIIHALEICIQTGKTYTSFRTNTIKERPFNIIKIGLNRDRDELYSRINQRVLDMIEEGMIEEAQKVYPKRSLNSLNTVGYKELFEYLDGLTTLDEAIFKIQSNTRKYARKQLTWYKKDIAFQWFNPNNIEEILNYIHTTIPNTSK; encoded by the coding sequence TTGAAAAACAAAACATTAATTGTCATCACTGGTCCAACAGGAGTTGGTAAAACAGAGGCAACACTCCGTATTGCTGAACATTTTAATATACCTGTTATCAATGCTGACTCCCGACAGATTTTCTCTGAGATTCCTATAGGAACTGCTGCACCCACGGCTGAACAACAGCAACGTGTACATCATTATTTTGTTGGTAATCATCATTTAGAAGATTACTATTCTGCAAGTCTATACGAACAAGAAGTGCTGAATATTATTAACAACCAGCACGCTCCTATCTCTTTACTTTCAGGCGGTTCAATGATGTATATTGACGCTGTATGCAATGGCATTGACGACATCCCGACTATCCTTCCAGAGATACGTGAACAGATGATGCAACGTTTAGAGGCAGAGGGTTTAGAGCAGATGTGTAAGCTCTTAAGAGAACTGGATCCAGAGCACTGGGAGATAGTTGACAGAAATAATCCACGTCGTATTATCCATGCGCTTGAAATATGTATTCAAACAGGAAAAACATATACATCATTCCGTACCAACACTATTAAGGAGCGACCTTTTAATATCATCAAGATTGGCTTAAACCGTGATAGAGACGAACTCTACAGCAGAATCAATCAGCGCGTATTGGACATGATTGAAGAAGGAATGATAGAAGAAGCTCAAAAGGTTTATCCTAAACGAAGTTTGAATTCGCTCAACACGGTTGGATATAAAGAATTGTTTGAATATCTTGATGGCTTAACAACACTGGATGAAGCTATATTTAAGATACAGAGTAATACTCGTAAGTATGCCCGAAAGCAACTTACATGGTATAAAAAAGATATAGCATTTCAATGGTTTAACCCCAACAATATTGAAGAAATCTTAAATTATATCCATACAACAATACCAAATACAAGTAAATAA
- the xseB gene encoding exodeoxyribonuclease VII small subunit: protein MKDIKYEEAVRQLEAIVDKMERGELDIDSMAGQLKQAQELVKLCKQKLKRTDDEIQKLLDKQ from the coding sequence ATGAAAGATATTAAATACGAAGAAGCAGTTCGTCAACTGGAAGCTATTGTTGATAAAATGGAACGAGGTGAACTCGATATCGATTCTATGGCAGGCCAATTAAAGCAGGCACAAGAGTTAGTAAAACTCTGTAAACAGAAGCTGAAACGTACCGATGACGAGATTCAAAAGCTTTTAGATAAGCAATAA
- a CDS encoding bifunctional UDP-3-O-[3-hydroxymyristoyl] N-acetylglucosamine deacetylase/3-hydroxyacyl-ACP dehydratase, whose translation METVKQKTLKGSFSLFGKGLHTGLSLTVTFNPAPENTGYKIQRIDLDGQPIIDAVAENVIDTQRGTVLAKGEARVSTIEHGMSALYAMGIDNCLIQINGPEFPILDGSATMYVDKINEVGIVDQNAPKDYYIIRKKIEIKDENGSVITILPDEQFSITAMCNFDSKFISSQFATLDDINTYATEIAPARTFVFVRDIMPLLQANLIKGGDLDNAIIIYEQQVSQEKLDQLADLLKVPRMDANNIGYIQHKPLQWDNECTRHKLLDIIGDMALIGKPIKGRIIATRPGHTVNNKFARLMRKEIRKHEIQAPMYDPNEEPLMDNIRIRELLPHRYPMQLVDKVIAMGSTSIIGIKNVTSNEPFFQGHFPQEPVMPGVLQVEAMAQCGGLLVLSQVEEPERWSTYFLKIDDVKFRQKVIPGDTLMFRVELLGPVRHGISSMKGYMFVGERVVAEATFTAQIVKNK comes from the coding sequence ATGGAAACAGTTAAGCAGAAAACTTTAAAGGGGAGTTTTTCCCTCTTCGGAAAGGGACTTCATACAGGATTGAGTCTTACTGTAACATTCAACCCTGCCCCAGAAAATACTGGCTATAAAATACAAAGAATTGATCTTGATGGACAGCCTATTATTGATGCTGTTGCTGAAAACGTTATTGATACGCAGCGCGGAACTGTATTGGCTAAGGGCGAAGCACGTGTTAGTACGATTGAACATGGTATGTCTGCCCTTTATGCAATGGGTATCGACAACTGTCTTATACAGATAAATGGTCCAGAGTTTCCTATTCTTGATGGTTCTGCGACGATGTATGTTGATAAAATCAACGAGGTAGGTATTGTTGATCAGAATGCTCCAAAGGATTACTATATCATTCGCAAGAAGATTGAAATTAAAGATGAGAATGGTTCTGTTATTACCATTCTTCCAGACGAGCAGTTCTCAATCACCGCTATGTGTAACTTTGACTCTAAGTTTATTAGCAGTCAATTTGCTACATTGGATGATATTAATACTTATGCAACTGAGATAGCACCAGCACGTACATTCGTTTTTGTACGTGACATTATGCCACTCTTGCAGGCTAACTTGATTAAGGGTGGTGACTTGGATAATGCAATTATTATCTATGAACAGCAGGTTTCACAAGAGAAACTCGATCAATTGGCAGACCTCTTGAAGGTTCCACGTATGGATGCTAATAATATTGGTTATATCCAGCACAAGCCATTACAATGGGATAACGAGTGTACACGCCATAAGCTCCTTGATATTATCGGTGACATGGCATTGATTGGTAAGCCTATTAAGGGACGTATCATTGCTACTCGTCCAGGTCATACTGTAAACAACAAGTTTGCACGTCTGATGCGTAAGGAAATACGCAAGCATGAGATACAAGCACCAATGTATGATCCAAACGAAGAACCATTGATGGATAACATCCGTATCCGTGAGCTTTTACCACACCGCTATCCAATGCAGTTGGTAGATAAGGTCATTGCAATGGGATCAACAAGTATCATTGGTATTAAGAATGTAACCAGCAACGAGCCATTCTTCCAAGGACATTTTCCACAAGAGCCTGTTATGCCTGGTGTATTGCAGGTTGAGGCTATGGCTCAGTGTGGTGGGCTCTTGGTACTTTCTCAGGTTGAAGAACCAGAGCGTTGGTCAACTTACTTCTTGAAGATTGATGATGTTAAGTTCCGCCAGAAAGTTATTCCAGGTGACACGCTCATGTTCCGTGTTGAACTTCTTGGTCCTGTTCGTCATGGAATTAGTTCAATGAAGGGTTATATGTTTGTTGGCGAGCGTGTTGTTGCTGAGGCTACATTCACTGCACAAATTGTAAAGAACAAGTAA